The genomic DNA AGCTTGCTGGTACGCCTTCTGGGAATTATCCACCGTATCTGTAGGAAAGAAAAGATGAACAAAATAATTAACCTTCACcatttacaacacattttaaagcagTAATTGATTTTTGGCCACATGGGggcagcaaaacaagcaaacaTGGTGACACACTGTTTTGTATCcttataattaaaatgacaaatggtATACCAAACAGTTGCCTATTACATATTCAGCAGACCTGGAGAAACATTAGCATTAATTTGAAGTTGTATTTGTGTCTGCCTAGCacatgtaagtccaatattcattCTCCTCTTAGCATTGTTTCAGACTTCACCAAGTCCTGAGGGAAATAACTGTCTTTTTAGGTGGTAAATGCTCCACTCTTTTTACTAGCTAGGGGACAACTTTGTCTTTATTTGCTATTTTGTTTCTTGGCAGGTAGTCTGTCAAAAGGGCACtgcctttttttgttgctaacaAACAGCTGTGCTATTGCTGAAAACAAAGTGACGAGAGCTGTGTACCAAAATAAATTTGCAGGCAGTAACGTCAAAAAATTAGCTGAAAGACGCTACACAGAGCTGAGAGGGACTGAGGAGTTGGGTGATAACTCTCTGTGGGTCGTCACTACCAGTGACCCCTTTCAAATAGTTATTTGACCcattgttattataaaatattCATTGATGCAGCTTTAAGCGCATCCTGTACAAATTTATAACTGTAATCCTGTCCTCACTTACCCTTTTTAGCATCCCCAGATGCAACCTCAGACAAGTATCTATAATAGTCGCCTTTCATTTTCAGATAGAACACCTTGCTCTCAGCAGCAGTTGCATTGCTAATGAGAAAGTTGTCCAGTAGCCCCTGAAAACAATAGTTAAATAGTTCAGTTTTGACATGATAAGGCTAAATTACACACGAGCAGTCTTTACAAGTGTATGAATTAGGAATGTCTTTGAACACCAATGAAATAAGAAACCCTTACGAGGACATCATGGCAGATTTCCTGCAGCTCTGCTTCAATCTTCTCCCGGTATTCACGTGCCATCTGCTGTTTTTTGTCATTGCCCTCAGTCTTCTGCTCGATGCTGGAGATGACGCGCCAGGATGAGCGGCGTGCTCCTACTACATTCTTGTAGGCAACAGAGAGAAGGTTACGCTCCTCATTTGATAACTCTGCACCTTGCTCTGTCACCGACTTCATGGCTGCGGCCATGTCGTCGTAGCGCTCAGCCTGCTCAGCAAGCTTGGCCTTCTGTACCAGGTCGTTCTTATCCATTTTCTAGACTGGGGGAAAGAATAATACTGTATTAGATGTTGTCATTTGTACTTAATCAAAAACAAGGATGAATGCTATCGTCCATTCACCAGACATTTCTGTGTGCTTTAAACACTTGTGTTGTGAACTACTATTATTTTGCTTTGGCAGACCAGGACTTTAAAGCAAGGAAACCACTAAATTCAATTGAAAGTGGGGATAAGCATTGCGAACTGGGCCCCTCTGGCAAGTGGGTCAACCATACACATCACTAGCTAAGGTTAGCTGCCAGCTTGCGTTAGTAGATAGGATTCTAATCCTTTCTCGTCCTTAGCCAAATTTTGACTGAATAGGACTGAATCCCTATCATCAGCAGTCTTAGCATCTACGATAATGTAGAATTTAATATGCACAACGGTTTACTGGCTCGTTTAATGTTGTTTCAATCACCAACCGAAGCCCTCCAGGGTCGGGTTttatgctgcattcatgtgctCCTCGGATTTCCCAAGTTATGTAGTCGTTCTTCCGACTTCGGTGTATTCGTGATCTTAAGACCGTAATGTGGGAAAAACATTGACGTTGAAaagatattttgtattttattgctcAGAACGTTTCACAATAACTGTTAGTGTTTATTTCCACTTTGAAACTATGTATTAGTGATTTTGTCCCAGACGTGTACCAATTATTGTTAACTCAAATAAAAATCATATGTACTACTTGAACTAATAATGATTTAGCAAACATTTGCTTTCGTCCGCCATGTCAGCTCGTAATATCACGCCAACACGACAAGTAATACGCCTACTTTCCGCGTTGTTGGGACCATTCACGCAAATTTCCCCAGTCAGGAAATCATTTATCCGATTATTCCGACATGTCCCGAATGCGGCATTAATGCCCTCCCCTTATGTTGCTAACACAGCTAGCGGGATGCTACATCTAGCTAACTGAtattaacgttagcttgttATGTGCGGCCGATCTGAGccataatttgttttgttaatatttAGCTACGTCAGCAACCTAACTGGATTAGATAACCTTACTGTTGCTAATTTGTCGTATTAATGATCACGAAAAGCGAATGGAGTGgctaacagttagctagctagcgtctTCTAACGTAGCGTTACGGCTATTTGACGATAAGgtccgttagctagctaggccAGCAAAAGCAACGACTGACTTTCGTTTAAAAAAACACGGTTAGGGTGTTGCCAATCCACATTTGCCATTTTTGATAATACccagaaaacaaaatattgtaCTGCAATGCATTACTTTCACGTTTAATTCATTTTCAACAGCTGTATCACGGCCCGCCCCGGCTGACGAGCCTGTCAGAACAAAGTGTCATGGAATCCGACCGTCGTTTAGCTCACTGGTTAGCATTAGCTtctagctagcgagctagctaaCCCACTAACGTTAGCCTTTACAAACCCAGCTAGCTAGCTCCGTTATCATGGTGACTTCTCTACAGGATTCAATCGAACACGATGAAGCAGCCATTCTAACATTAAGCTACGAATAAAAATATCTAATATTATAATGCGCTATGTATACATTGTGATGTTATTACACTTACAATATTGGCGACTTTTAgtcctgcttttttttctctctctctggacgATTCAGCCTCCGTCCTCCGTCTCGCTCAGCGTATCGTTCAGGGCAGTACCACTTCCGCTACACTAGCACTtctgtttcctcttttctcACCACACATCTGTCTTACGTAATGCTAACACTGCCCATACGCTAAATACGATAATTAATCAAGTCAAACTTAAAATATCGATTTTCTAAAACACGTACTTTGTGCGCTCACATCACATTTTCATAATCTAATTGATTTTAAAGTTACCATTTTCACAATAGGCGGTTTAACCATGGTTGAAATGGTTAcatggggattttttttaattcaaatataattaaaacaaaataatgcatATTAGCCTAGTTGCTGATCCTTGTCTGGCAGCGGCTTTATGTTTTAGTTACTCAGACAGAATTAACATTATCCAAGACTGGGCACACGGTGGAAAACCCGTTTATAGCATAGGCCTACTGCTTTAACATGAGCTGTCTGCAGCAGCATTCAAAAGTCACACAACTATAACAATTGTGGGCGGGAAATCTGGAGACTCCTATACTTGTATGGATACATCTGATTAGTAACTGGGACTCTTTATACATGTAAGAAAGCTCTTTTTGCTTTCCATCGTGCACAGCAAGGTCAAAGGTAAAGTCAGCCGCACAGTGTGACCACTGGAACAAGCAGGGCTTCGGTgttttgctcaagggcactttaGCAGTTCAAATGTTGTCAGTGCAGGGGCTTGGACATGATAATCACAATCAATAAAAACAAGCTGGACATCTTTAAACCTTTCAATGTTTAATCCTTGCATGAGTGCATATGATAACAGTGATGTAAatgataaacatttttattattgtgtttccttcagttttttttaataatcagtttataaaatgtcataaaatagcAAAACATTCCCAGAGCCCAAGGATAGATCTTCaagttgcttgttttgtttgaacaaAAGTCcaatacaatatttaatttgttGTGAAATAACACAACTCCTCACATTGATGTTTTATGCACGATGAAGGATTGAATCAATTGAATTGATTAATTTTCTGCAGATTAACTATAAATTATCTGACTACTCCTTTCAGCACTATATAccagttttttacattttcagtagTAAAGCTAACAGAACTAGATGTTTCAATCCCTTTAGTAGGAAACTCTTTACAGTAGCAGTCGGTGTGGAGTGGTGAAAAGGAGGGTAAGGTGTGTCACTTGGGACATCAGGTGGGCACCCTGCTTCATCGACGTTTCGCTGAAGCCCACAACATCTCCAAAGGGCTCAACAGTGTTCCCAGCGTCCCAGGTGCACCCCCTCCAAGCCATACCCTCCATTTCCCTTATGGGCTCTGCATGGCAGGGGCGTCCTTCTCCCTGAGTCGGGACCAAGCCTGACCGCATACCATCTGTTTCTACCTTGCTGCCCAGTTGGGGTCCTTACGCTTCATTCAGAGCCAGTTACTGTTTTTTCTTGGCAGCACTTGACATGGACTTGATGGCCTGTTGGAGCGAGCGACCCTTCACCCTTATTTTTCTCAGCAAACTGGTGGTAGATGTGGAAACAAATCCCTTGCAACCAACCTCTACTGGGAAGATGCTGGTCTTCCAACCGTCCTGGGACGCTTCAGCTGCCAGGTTAGAATATGAATTATTTGCCCTCTCATAAGCCTCTTGAACCCCATATTCCCATGGTACTGTTAATTCCACAACACATGCCAGCTTTGTTGTTGGAGACCACAGTACCATATCTGGCCGGAGTGTTGTGGCCACTATTTCTGGGGGATACACAAGCTTCTTATCAAGGTCCACTTCCAGTTTCCAATCCTGCGCTGACTGCAGGATGCTTGCATCCTTGTGTGATGCTCTTGATTTTGGCCAGCTGGTATGAAATTTGTGAAGTTGACCTGTCCTGCTATTTGTGGTGGTACATTTCTGCACCACTAGGCAATAACTGACTATAGCGTGTATGCAGAGTACTTATAGTACTtatataatagtaatattaATAGTTGTATTACCTCTGTGGAGAGAAAGCATGTTTATTTTCCAGGTGAGAAGATTGGACACCTCCCATTTATAGCTGTGAATAGAGAAAAGCTACTTGTATTCAGTTAACTTGAACGCTAAAATGTCCATCATAATTTTGGAAAAGGGATACAGCTGCACACTAGAACTCATCAATGGCAAGCTGATTAATAAACCAACATAAGTAAAATACTCCATCACCCTCAAAACTGTCTCTTTCTTGAGAAATAGTCACTTGTAAGAGGGGAACCGCCCACTCCCAGAGAGACAGAGTGCATTAACTGCTGTTACTGAACTGGTACTGACATTAggctgaaaaagggacaaacagtattcaacaaaaaagaagaagatgctTTTCAGTTTGGTGTGGCTCTGGCAATTCATTTCATAAATCACTCCATTTTTCCATCAATTACTGGAATTGAAGACCACAGTTTTTCCAGAAACAATCTTTTgtcagtaaaagtaaaatttaaaagCAGCTTTCATTATGATTTATTGAATGATTTGCCTACACATATTTTAATCACCACTTTGCTCCATATCAACAGACACTCTTCCTGTGTGTTTGctatacacaaaaatacaatatatagtTTTTAGACTCACCCTGAGATCATCACAAACACAGCCTGTATTGAgttaaagtttttcttttcttactcGACAGCGTACTgccagtttaataaaaaaataaaaaaaaactggatgGAAATGTACCCTGCTCATATGTACCTCAGATCCCAGCCTAGCAGACGGACACTCTCTTCTCTCACCAGCAACTAGGAAACAATGATGCAGTTAAGGACTTTCATTTTTACATCTATTTTGCTCCCATGGATACTGTCTTCTGCGGCAAAAGATGAATACATGGAAGTCAGAAAACTTACGGTAAAAGCATCTTTTGTCAAGAAGCCAGTCGAAGAAATGCATAATATGTTTGAGTCGGGAAGAAGCTTTAACAACGAGTTATCCTTTTTCACAGACCTTTCCAGACTATGGCACCCTTCAAGACTCAGACACCCACCCAGCAGCAGCTCCAAAAGCTAATGGTAAGGTTTGTTTAAACAGGTAAATAGTTTATAAACAACTGTTTCAAAGCCGATTATGCAACCCTTTCTGAGGGATTCTTTCCCATTTTTGTGAACGTAGCTAAAGCCCACATTATGTAATAATGGGGTCGGTCTGGAAGTGGGAAGTGTCCCCAACTAAACTATGTGTAGTGCGCTTTAAGCTGCACAGTTACTTCGCTGAGACCAATTAGTCGACTTTTTCATAAGTaaaacaaggaagaaaaaaacttttgtgtACAAGGGTGATGAAATAAACACTGTGATGGTTTCAGAGATGCCGACctgtctgctgtgtgtttgcCTGAGTGGATCTGTTTACTGTGAGGAGGTGTCCCCTGAAATGTCAGCCATCCCAGCACTGCCAAAGGAAACAGAACACCTCTATGCACGTTTcaacaaaatcacaaaaataagaaacaaagaCTTTGCAGACATGGGTAAACAGAAGTCATTATGATATTTAACTCTTTAGCGAATGCCACCTTTTAAGCTCTCTCCcctttttgtgcctttttccTCCAGCCACATTAAAAAGAATTGACCTTACTGGCAATCTCATCGCTGAGATCGACGACGGAGCTTTTTCAAAACTCTCAGATCTTGAGGAGCTCACTCTTGCAGAAAACAGACTGACTAAACTTCCCATGCTGCCCGTCAAGCTGGTGTCATTCAATGCCAATTTCAACCATCTTAAAACCCAGGGTGTGAAGGCAACTGCTTTTAAAGTAAGAAAG from Etheostoma spectabile isolate EspeVRDwgs_2016 chromosome 7, UIUC_Espe_1.0, whole genome shotgun sequence includes the following:
- the LOC116693179 gene encoding 14-3-3 protein beta/alpha-1, whose amino-acid sequence is MDKNDLVQKAKLAEQAERYDDMAAAMKSVTEQGAELSNEERNLLSVAYKNVVGARRSSWRVISSIEQKTEGNDKKQQMAREYREKIEAELQEICHDVLGLLDNFLISNATAAESKVFYLKMKGDYYRYLSEVASGDAKKDTVDNSQKAYQQAFDISKGEMQPTHPIRLGLALNFSVFYYEILNNPDKACSLAKTAFDDAIAELDTLNEDSYKDSTLIMQLLRDNLTLWTSENQADEGETGDGEN
- the ognb gene encoding osteoglycin, paralog b — translated: MMQLRTFIFTSILLPWILSSAAKDEYMEVRKLTTFPDYGTLQDSDTHPAAAPKANEMPTCLLCVCLSGSVYCEEVSPEMSAIPALPKETEHLYARFNKITKIRNKDFADMATLKRIDLTGNLIAEIDDGAFSKLSDLEELTLAENRLTKLPMLPVKLVSFNANFNHLKTQGVKATAFKKLTRLAYLYLGNNELTAVPQLPESLYTVHLHNNKISTVTDETFCKGNNSHYIRTNMDELRLDGNPVVLSKHPNSFICLRSLPFGWYN